TCACCGCATACGTCAGAACATGCACCCCCGTAAAGCCCTCCACACGCCGAATTAACCGCCGCATATGCTCTTTCTCGCTCGGCCCCAGCAACATTTCACGCCCCACAATCCGCGACATGCAGTGATAGTAAGCCAAGTGCTCCCTTTTAATTCGTTTTTGTCTCATGGCGAAATGAAAACACGGGATTATGTGCAATGCAATAAAATAAATAATAATATAGTATGGCGATATTCATATATATCATGTTCTACATGGTGCGAAGGGTGTCGATGAGGGTGGTGGCTCGGGCGGACATGCTGTGGTTTTGTGCTATGTTATTGTTGAGACGCTGGGAGGCGTTGGTGCGGGGTGCATCCAGTAGCTGGAGAATTTGCTCGGATGTGGGGGCATCAGTGAATACAAGGGTTGGTGCCGGGGGGAGGATTGTTTGCAGGTAATCGGACGGGGTGGAGAGCACGGCGCAGCCGCTTTGAATGGCATCGAATATTCTTTCGTGGGAGCCGCAGCGGTGGCTGGGGGCATGGTTGATGAGAAGTTTTGTGCGTTTGAGCAGATTGAGCGATGCACAAAAGGAAACGGGTGGATGAATGATGCTTCCTTCGGGTAATGCGACGTGATGCCAGTCGCCTTGTCCGAAAATGTGGATCGGGTGATGGCACTGGGTGAGAAAGCGTATGCGATGTTCGTTACGAAGAAGTTGGTCAAGCGGTCGGTAGAGCGTGCTGAAAAGGATTTCACGCTTTGCCGGGGGGAGATCCAGCATGTCGCAGAGTCGGATCAGTACATCGGCAAGAGGTTGTGGTGCAGGATATCTGTAGTAATCCAGTAATTCTTTTATATAGGGTGAGAAGGAACCCGATTGGTTGAATAATTGTTGACGCAGTGCGTCGGGTGAGCGCAGTGATCCTAAAAATACAACATCCAGATCTCGCTGCGTGTTCTGGTTCGTGGGGATCGGAACTGATGTGGCGTGGGGAAGAAACAGGGTGTTGACACGCCGGTATACTTCGCGGGCGGTCTGAATCCAGTGCAGATCAGTGAGCCCGATCATGACATTCGTTTGATCGATTGGTGGCGCGACCCCGGAGGATGCGAATAGCTGTGCATGATAGCTGGGGGGGTCAACGATCCAGCAGATGTGTTTGGTTGATGCAGTGGACGGTCCCCAGGTACGAATGAGGTTGAATCCTACGGTTGCCCGTCCAGATTGCTGTTTAGTCGGTTGGTCGACCTGGACAAGCCGACTTTCCATTCCCTGTTTTTGTATTGCCTGCACGAGGAGTGCGCTCCAGTGGTGGAACACATCGTACTGGCTGATACCATCAATAACATCGATACGGTGAATCACGCGGTTGTATCCTTTTTTGTTTGCTCTCACGACATCTTAAACTAGCCATGCCATTTCTGAATGATGCATCATATAACGATTTGAGATAGAATGTACAGCACGACACATGAAGGTGATTCGCTCTTTACGGAGCAGATGGGGTGTGCTATTTCTCGTTCTGTTTCTTATGGGTCGTATTAACTGAGAGGTCGGGATATGAGGGCTGGATCGATTGTTTTGCTTGTAACAGGCATTGCTCTGCTGCTGTCGGCGTTTCTCTGGCCGGTATCCATTCGCGAAGAGCAGGGTTTTATGGACGCGGCGCAACGGACATCAAACGTGATGGAGACAGGGGATGCCGAGCCGTCATCGCCATCCGTTGCCTACAAGGAGGCCATGAGCCGGGTTTCCGATGAAGCTGGTTTGTTGCGTCGGGATACTATTATGGGGGCTTCGGGCGGACTTTTAATTGTCATCGGGCTGTTGCTTTCGGGACTGGATTACTTGTGGATAGGTAGAGCCCGGATGGCCACAGATAAAGGATGAGGAGCAGTCTATGGGAACCGAATCTTCGCAAAAAATTCGTGACTGCATTCTGATGATACTATTGGGCGGGGTGTTGTTTTCTCAGGGATTCCTCCTGTTCTTTCTTTGGCGGATCAATGACAGGATAACGCAGCAGGAGATATTCGGCACGTCTTTACCTTCAGATGGAGCGGCTGTTGTAGCGGTGGCGGATATCGATCCGGAGCCGCCGGAGATCGCTGTTGATATCCCTGTATTGACAGATGAAGATGTACCGGATATCGGTTCGGCAGCGAATGAATCGTCCATTCATTCGGAAGAAGAAGAGCAGCGATATCGCGAATTGGAAAAGCAGTTATCGCGTCGTTATCCTTTGATGCAGCCCAATTCGTACATTCGTTTAAGGCAGAAAAATGGTCGTATTATTCGTGGTGTGTTTGCCGGCATCGACGGAGATTCACTGGTGATACTTCAGGGGACGGAGAAAGAAATGATTTTACTGGATTCACTGGATCGGATATCCCGTATTCAATCTGATCCAGATTATCGTGCCCGGGCGATTGAGTCACGGCTGAAAATAACCGGGCACTGATCAGGAACGTCGGTGAGAGGTATATGATGGTTAACGGGTTGGATGTCGAAAAGCGATCAACAGAAATAACTGCATTTTCTGAACTGGATGCGAGAATAAAAGTCGCTACGATCTGGGTCATTGACGATGATGCGATGTTTTGTGAGATGTGCTCGTTTGTGCTGGGTGAAGAGGGGCAGATCGTGGTTAAATTTGGCAGCAGTGAAGCATTCATGAGCGCATGGATCGAGGTCGCTAAAAAGCCGGATCTTCTTGTGCTTGATTATGCATTGGATGATTACAATGGATTAGACATCAAGCAGTGGCTGGACGAACAAGAAGTAGAAATACCGATTATTTTTGTCAGTGGACTGAGTGCGCACGCAATGAATTTGGATGAATTATTAGCGAGCGGAAAGGTTTATTATTTGCAGAAACCTTTTTCTGCGTCGGAATTGACGGATATGGTGTATGTGGTGTTGGCCGAAAATCTGTTTGGATAAAAAAGTTTAATGGGTCTAGAAGAAAGAGGTCTCGAAAATGAGAGTTGCTGGGAAAAAAATAATCCGTTTTTTGTGTAGCGCGGCGTTGTTTGGGACGATTGCCGGAGGAACTGCCGGTTGTGCCCGGCTGAAAGCGGCGGCTTCAGCACCCGCAACAGATGCCGATATTGCCATTGCTGTAAAAGATCGATTGCAGAATGATCCCGTAACGCGCGGGTTTTCGTTTGGTGTTATATCGGAAAACAATGGTATTGTCACTTTTCATGGATCGGTTCCTCCTGACAGTGCGCTGCGAGCCCGTGCGGTATCGGTTGCACTGGGAACGTATGGAGTCGTGGAAGTTG
The Spartobacteria bacterium DNA segment above includes these coding regions:
- a CDS encoding response regulator, producing MMVNGLDVEKRSTEITAFSELDARIKVATIWVIDDDAMFCEMCSFVLGEEGQIVVKFGSSEAFMSAWIEVAKKPDLLVLDYALDDYNGLDIKQWLDEQEVEIPIIFVSGLSAHAMNLDELLASGKVYYLQKPFSASELTDMVYVVLAENLFG
- a CDS encoding BON domain-containing protein, which codes for MRVAGKKIIRFLCSAALFGTIAGGTAGCARLKAAASAPATDADIAIAVKDRLQNDPVTRGFSFGVISENNGIVTFHGSVPPDSALRARAVSVALGTYGVVEVVDELYPPTGGIY
- a CDS encoding glycosyltransferase family 1 protein, encoding MIHRIDVIDGISQYDVFHHWSALLVQAIQKQGMESRLVQVDQPTKQQSGRATVGFNLIRTWGPSTASTKHICWIVDPPSYHAQLFASSGVAPPIDQTNVMIGLTDLHWIQTAREVYRRVNTLFLPHATSVPIPTNQNTQRDLDVVFLGSLRSPDALRQQLFNQSGSFSPYIKELLDYYRYPAPQPLADVLIRLCDMLDLPPAKREILFSTLYRPLDQLLRNEHRIRFLTQCHHPIHIFGQGDWHHVALPEGSIIHPPVSFCASLNLLKRTKLLINHAPSHRCGSHERIFDAIQSGCAVLSTPSDYLQTILPPAPTLVFTDAPTSEQILQLLDAPRTNASQRLNNNIAQNHSMSARATTLIDTLRTM